The following coding sequences are from one Halictus rubicundus isolate RS-2024b chromosome 11, iyHalRubi1_principal, whole genome shotgun sequence window:
- the LOC143359309 gene encoding calcineurin-binding protein cabin-1, translating into MIKISALNEESSEESEEEDVPTITKEAQEQIALTEYNKALVLLKENKQEDALNIFKDLLETELLDEVEKPEVPDGRSRPMLSLKYSCFKNIAAIQAASGNYDKAIENYWEAANLDDTDVTLWHRIGTLAMKTSNLELACSSFKQGLKCNSNHWPCLDNMITALYAVPDYMNCLLYISMALERDSNYVKGLAFRDRIFKDIPCLKECYKLYNSDWHLDPPLYTEYDRMVGDKLLAEAKNVAERWAEVCKIEFTPKPLPGLILRKPVKNYTWLELGESLLDMHRYVMESNLSFVSRINLKVLNPDETSSKSNIEIDTVGNNSANTDETLLSNTITKNEKDNDNDNDNDNDNGNGDDDDDDDQKLIKMDTDEMDFPFESIDGGRACNNNDTVMQAETEDDKKSNSSDIQIIDDDDPLRMLDIDQGSLEQSHAKTELEEQNHFETYETVEKLHAEKVIDDVYNNGGNEIQNDKVSDKDSSKSSEKPYEKDPKKTDEIQSKTEVKSNEKNEGKEEVQKVKKRRRSALCFLQQWAWSCNSMRRSARVRSSNRREAERDDVQLEETLRRIFPSTLLPDSVKLTKDDPSKNMDDSMDTMDLYQLFTNQENNSNNATETVKSSESSKSPSPDRSRQQNYFGTEYEIADVNMFIAEHSGKSNLMIIIARYTEFLCAKWDQEWPKGMSEVYLQAYTFMRDHISHPSPFEEHENNNVLKLDAEMTLLFGELHTDTWLSNKPDIVPSSTLDKLGTGMPSEELGHIIFTSVRKDIINEENIFILVRVLWLKANIFLCQGDTDIVIETLELLLCHLQELEKRNQNVYLKLPNCKYNSQISIKIVEKKLKSIQRGQKLGEIQNLHDEKKYAELAYVLQDTFKFAKQGSKLLSVSDNIVDRVQQLSMLLDSLWNLEQYEECYVWAEACLNEAWQNYLNSPDEVEQKKWTGSVLMALEKLEACTIEVSTFVLKYLPEVRLSRLVQNLVHIVCNQLDVSETTVEMPLETVLPWILLHYILQYKEDKERAKVESAYKNKQQNSNNYSESDDEDDGVPASIMILFIAHEFMGRHSWCCYNEAKLLFFTLNLVIPKLETPQFSGIKSKLSKYLEQIFYCLYGHYNKVNKGRPKHVEEHGVPQMKVTWEGAQLLFDFYKPKQIPEYCSPRSLTISADTEDLFKRIIKLIPSESDPNQVIDEMMAYTMGERDTMPTIKKPLPHSMSTIYYLLADFYFKNCKWSVAIRYYLLDLCFHPTRLSSWTGVAMSSGTVIDTWLNKYKPINEDKLLAKAKLTQSSYRHAVELDSCNHIIWTEYGNFAYVVHSFCSRLLKQETDTLSMERFEILETRKEEMLEIANQCFQACARLFIGSKDGPILHDERWLYQYMLGKIAEKKNQEPPVFLEHYAKASDLLYHNNAQYPRRISHKYPQHLSVEALEVHYRIHASILKYLEQHEGKPLKKSLGQLLQFHLEKCAEGPFMKYSSKLNEKNKEDGLLATTDAKSIGREVEFAAEGDRNVVTVSQRSNSIEEIEIVDRTNKSFNANSQRASNEKPETRKRSPTDWPQDNAKKMKLGNVSHLQLMQDVVALIDDVISRVCDMVSQKEKRDDVMMLSSDESNESKQQQQQQQQQQQQQQQQQQQLLQQQQQQQLKKKVKTKNIESKKAVSSALKMSNVFEGEGKSENVQDLMDALMKQAMEISQETRQSTPEDEDTRKFDGKWLQNDDLHATNKEPKDKSGDKKRVANKEEATLSRRGSQESTTTTQTTTTTTETNNSSSSSSDESSSSDDSSDSDSSSDTDTESPAESDADEKKKKKDSDFTRKEEYMRDEEVATLIAYCLAGLEQCVLRFSEHYKSFYRLSHFFFNNKIARDITKCRNLLLDTYSCQFYRGESFQGLFADRKSTNFFSGVWHIPNREVDRPGSFAFHMSRCVTLLMQVLKETNDARMLMQLCVQLGKIPESDKKYLRDSEREQLSRQALTLCLQSLRRKVQLMGTATSDPVPDKNPDNRTQVLLDTFWVYQRALKSFHPKEQAIQMLSALLVDTYKTYVGNKNLEGNVLEIATKFCNEYNYNRKVLSKLLLNLDKPATDAQAQPQAASPTPVVASSQTQVSSASPQSSQSRKPHKSLTSTGRPRGRPPNVNKYLQAMQQGANTMNQFNAKTNFPNYMGTSGGNRSLINPYFMHPLVDPNILSAILTSGLSGSMMDPLSTMNYLNQMGSYQDIFRQYQNNLSSLSNLAGGLSSTIAGASSINSVPTMSTVAPNISATPNTGVGNLGNMSNLTVQQLLSLSNSSSTTAVRPTAMHQQQQQQQAATTTTSIAKDRPSISITPVNAVPPKTKPSSKQNSSQSESQALLTAQLPKTLQMSQPSKQTPLQPPTTQVSLLKPSIVQQQQQQQQQQQQQQPQQQQHVKTSPPKQMSAPQIRVSKSLTEPQPAHNPSLSHSPLKSTATASSAAVPQVAHSTIGATIGMKQSLAINVTTPSHSGTSLQHKLLSKKNSQRSYTQSSAHNPVRKTKAMPPLTNKISDLLNSMPAGSSSMTQPPYIPSELSGISVSPIIPQTGLKGPATKYSNYKKSPVKTKTPTTVEISAPLPNSFSQASSSVEALSMLSQLKQHSHLEIIPQQKAQIKPTIDYSKNLSSGVSVVPQKLPDPLRPSNVVDCITIYDLPRGKSCNLANKKVEKPVNDSVEIITLDD; encoded by the exons ATGATCAAAATATCGGCGTTAAACGAGGAATCCAGCGAAGAAAGCGAAGAAGAGGATGTACCGACAATCACGAAGGAAGCTCAA GAACAAATAGCTCTGACGGAATATAATAAAGCCTTGGTGTtactaaaagaaaataaacaagAAGACGCTCTGAATATTTTTAAAGATCTATTAGAAACTGAACTATTGGATGAAGTAGAGAAACCCGAGGTACCGGATGGAAGATCCAGGCCAATGTTGTCGTTGAAATATTCTTGTTTTAAGAATATCGCCGCCATACAGGCAGCATCTGGCAATTACGACAAAGCTATAGAAAATTATTGGGAAGCAGCAAATTTGGATGATACCGATGTAACTTTATGGCACAGGATAGGCACGTTAGCTATGAAGACGTCTAACTTAGAATTAGCTTGTTCCTCGTTTAAACAAGGCTTGAAGTGTAATTCCAATCATTGGCCGTGTTTAGATAATATGATAACTGCCTTGTACGCTGTTCCTGATTATATGAACTGTCTTTTGTACATTTCTATGGCATTAGAGCGGGATTCTAACTATGTGAAAGGTTTGGCATTCCGTGATAGAATATTTAAAGACATTCCATGCCTTAAAGAATGTTATAAACTATATAATAGCGACTGGCATCTAGATCCACCATTGTACACAGAGTACGATCGTATGGTGGGAGACAAATTGTTGGCAGAAGCAAAGAATGTCGCCGAAAGGTGGGCAGAAGTATGTAAGATAGAATTTACCCCAAAACCTCTGCCGGGTTTAATCCTCAGAAAACCTGTAAAAAATTATACCTGGTTAGAGTTAGGAGAAAGTTTATTAGATATGCATAGATACGTTATGGAAAGCAACTTGAGTTTTGTTAGTAGAATTAACCTGAAGGTTCTTAATCCAGACGAGACGTCTTCTAAATCAAATATCGAAATTGATACCGTAGGAAACAATAGCGCGAATACAGATGAAACTCTACTTTCGAATACGATTACGAAAAACGAAAAGGATAACGataacgacaacgacaacgataACGACAACGGTAACggtgacgatgacgatgacgatgaccagaaattaattaaaatggaTACCGATGAAATGGACTTTCCATTCGAATCGATTGATGGCGGTCGCGCCTGTAATAACAACGATACGGTGATGCAAGCTGAGACAGAAGATGATAAAAAATCAAATTCCAGCGACATACAAATTATAGATGACGATGATCCTCTGAGAATGTTGGACATAGATCAAGGTAGTTTGGAACAGAGCCATGCGAAGACCGAACTAGAGGAGCAAAATCATTTTGAAACGTATGAGACTGTAGAAAAATTACATGCAGAGAAAGTCATAGACGATGTCTACAATAATGGTGGAAATGAAATACAGAATGACAAAGTTAGCGATAAAGACAGCAGCAAATCCAGCGAGAAACCATACGAGAAAGACCCGAAGAAAACCGATGAAATACAATCCAAGACAGAGGTAAAGTCCAATGAAAAGAATGAAGGAAAAGAAGAAGTGCAAAAAGTTAAGAAACGACGTAGGAGTGCTCTCTGCTTTTTGCAACAGTGGGCTTGGAGTTGCAATAGCATGAGGCGATCGGCCAGAGTGAGAAGTTCGAATAGAAGAGAAGCTGAGAGGGATGACGTTCAGCTAGAGGAGACTCTTCGAAGAATATTCCCTAGCACTTTACT ACCAGATTCGGTAAAATTAACTAAAGATGATCCTTCGAAAAATATGGACGACTCGATGGACACAATGGATTTGTATCAATTGTTCACCAAccaagaaaataatagtaaCAACGCTACGGAGACCGTTAAAAGCTCTGAAAGTTCAAAATCGCCAAGTCCCGATAGAag CCGACAGCAGAATTATTTTGGTACAGAGTATGAAATAGCTGATGTAAATATGTTTATTGCCGAGCACAGTGGCAAAAGCAATCTAATGATAATCATAGCAAGATATACTGAATTTTTATGCGCCAAATGGGATCAAGAATGGCCAAAGGGAATGTCCGAAGTTTATTTACAAGCGTACACGTTCATGAG AGATCACATTTCACATCCATCGCCATTCGAAGAACACGAGAACAACAATGTTTTAAAATTGGATGCTGAAATGACATTATTATTTGGTGAACTTCACACCGATACGTGGTTGAGTAATAAACCGGatatcgtaccctcttcaaC ATTAGATAAACTTGGGACAGGAATGCCATCCGAAGAGTTGGGtcatataatatttacaagcgTGCGAAAGGATATTAtaaacgaagaaaatattttcatactaGTGAGGGTTCTGTGGCTTAAAGCCAATATTTTTTTGTGCCAAGGGGATACGGATATAGTGATCGAAACGTTGGAATTG TTATTGTGCCACTTGCAAGAACTGGAAAAACGAAATCAAAATGTTTACCTGAAATTGCCGAACTGTAAATACAATTCGCAGATCAGTATTAAAATTGTGGAGAAGAAATTGAAGTCTATTCAGAG GGGACAGAAACTGGGCGAAATACAAAACTTGCACGACGAGAAGAAATACGCCGAGTTGGCCTATGTGTTACAAGATACGTTTAAATTCGCGAAACAAGGAAGCAAATTGTTGTCCGTCAGCGACAACATAGTGGATAGAGTGCAACAGTTGTCCATGTTGTTGGACAGCTTGTGGAATCTTGAGCAATACGAGGAGTGCTACGTGTGGGCAGAGGCTTGTCTGAACGAAGCGTGGCagaattatttaaattcgcccgacgaagtcgagcagaaAAAGTGGACGGGTTCGGTTTTAATGGCGCTGGAGAAATTGGAGGCATGCACGATCGAAGTGAGCACGTTCGTTCTGAAATACCTGCCGGAAGTTCGTCTTTCCAGGCTGGTACAAAACTTGGTGCACATTGTATGCAATCAATTGGACGTGTCGGAGACCACGGTAGAGATGCCTCTGGAAACTGTTCTGCCCTGGATCCTGTTgcattatattttacaatacaaAGAGGACAAGGAAAGAGCGAAAGTCGAGTCGGCGTACAAGAACAAACAACAGAATTCGAACAACTACTCGGAGTCGGACGACGAGGATGACGGTGTCCCGGCCTCCATCATGATTCTATTCATCGCCCATGAGTTTATGGGCAGGCATTCCTGGTGTTGTTACAACGAGGCGAAATTGTTGTTCTTCACGTTGAACTTGGTCATCCCAAAACTGGAAACACCGCAATTCTCCGGTATTAAGAGCAAACTCTCGAAATATCTCGAACAAATATTCTACTGTCTGTACGGTCATTACAACAAAGTGAACAAGGGGCGACCGAAACACGTGGAGGAACACGGAGTGCCTCAAATGAAGGTCACGTGGGAGGGAGCGCAATTGCTCTTCGACTTTTACAAGCCGAAACAAATACCGGAGTACTGTTCGCCGAGGTCTTTGACGATCAGCGCGGACACGGAAGATCTGTTCAAACGCATAATCAAGCTGATACCTTCGGAAAGCGATCCGAACCAAGTGATCGACGAGATGATGGCTTATACGATGGGCGAGCGAGACACCATGCCAACGATTAAGAAACCTTTGCCACATTCCATGTCTACCATCTACTATTTGTTGGCTGATTTCTACTTCAAAAACTGCAAATGGAGCGTAGCGATACGATACTATTTACTAGATCTGTGCTTTCATCCGACTCGATTGAGCTCTTGGACAGGCGTGGCGATGTCATCGGGTACCGTGATAGACACTTGGTTGAACAAATACAAGCCCAT AAACGAGGATAAACTTTTAGCGAAGGCGAAACTAACGCAATCCAGTTACAGACACGCCGTCGAACTAGACTCTTGCAATCATATCATATGGACAGAGTATGGAAACTTTGCTTACGTTGTTCACTCGTTCTGCTCGCGACTGTTGAAACAGGAAACGGATACGTTGAGCATGGAACGGTTTGAGATTCTGGAAACGAGGAAAGAAGAAATGCTGGAAATAGCGAATCAGTGTTTTCAAGCCTGTGCTCGTTTGTTCATTGGGAGCAAGGACGGGCCGATACTCCACGACGAGAGGTGGCTTTACCAGTATATGCTTGGAAAGATTGCGGAGAAGAAAAATCAGGAGCCTCCTGTATTTTTAGAACACTACGCGAAg GCTAGCGACCTGTTATACCACAACAACGCGCAATATCCACGCAGAATAAGCCACAAGTACCCGCAGCATCTCTCGGTCGAAGCGTTGGAAGTTCACTATCGGATTCACGCGAGCATATTAAAGTATCTGGAGCAGCACGAGGGTAAACCATTGAAAAAATCATTGGGGCAATTGTTGCAGTTTCATCTAGAAAAATGTGCCGAAGGACCGTTCATGAAATACAGCTCGAAGCTAAACGAGAAGAACAAAGAGGATGGACTGTTGGCGACAACCGACGCGAAGAGTATCGGTAGAGAAGTGGAATTCGCTGCCGAAGGAGACAGAAATGTCGTCACCGTTTCTCAGCGATCGAACAGCATCGAGGAGATCGAGATAGTCGACAGAACGAACAAAAGCTTCAACGCTAATAGCCAGCGTGCCTCGAACGAGAAACCGGAAACGCGTAAGAGGTCTCCGACAGATTGGCCGCAGGACAATGCGAAGAAAATGAAGCTGGGCAACGTGTCGCATTTGCAGCTTATGCAGGATGTCGTCGCTCTGATAGACGACGTGATCTCCAGGGTTTGCGACATGGTTTCGCAAAAAGAGAAACGGGACGACGTTATGATGTTGTCCAGCGACGAGAGCAACGAGTccaagcagcagcagcagcagcagcagcagcaacaacaacaacaacaacaacaacaacaacaactgctgcagcagcagcaacagcagcagctaAAGAAGAAAGTGAAAACGAAGAACATCGAAAGCAAAAAGGCTGTTTCGAGCGCGCTCAAGATGAGTAACGTATTCGAGGGCGAGGGGAAATCGGAAAACGTTCAAGATTTGATGGATGCGCTGATGAAACAGGCGATGGAGATCAGTCAGGAGACAAGGCAGTCAACTCCGGAGGACGAAGATACGCGGAAATTCGATGGGAAGTGGTTGCAGAACGACGACTTGCACGCGACGAACAAAGAACCGAAAGATAAATCAGGGGACAAGAAGAGAGTGGCCAACAAGGAAGAGGCGACCTTGAGCAGAAGAGGATCCCAAGAAAGCACCACGACGACTCAAACGACTACAACGACCACGGAAACGAACAACTCCAGTTCGAGTAGCAGCGACGAATCCAGCAGTAGCGACGACAGCTCCGACAGCGACAGCTCCAGCGACACCGACACCGAGTCTCCGGCCGAAAGCGACGCcgacgagaagaagaagaaaaaggattCGGATTTCACGCGAAAGGAAGAATACATGAGGGACGAGGAAGTCGCGACTCTGATAGCATACTGTCTAGCCGGGCTAGAACAGTGCGTTTTGAGATTCTCCGAACACTACAAGTCGTTCTACAGACTGTCGCATTTCTTCTTCAACAACAAGATTGCCAGGGACATCACAAAGTGCCGGAATCTCTTGTTGGACACCTACAGCTGCCAGTTTTATCGCGGCGAGAGTTTCCAAGGACTGTTCGCGGACAGAAAGAGCACCAATTTCTTCAGT GGCGTATGGCATATACCTAACCGGGAGGTGGATAGACCGGGAAGTTTCGCATTCCACATGTCGCGATGTGTGACGCTGTTGATGCAGGTACTCAAGGAAACTAACGATGCTCGCATGTTAATGCAGTTGTGCGTGCAACTGGGGAAAATACCGGAATCGGACAA AAAATACTTACGCGACTCGGAAAGGGAACAATTGTCCCGTCAAGCACTGACTCTATGCTTACAATCCCTGCGAAGGAAGGTGCAGCTGATGGGAACGGCCACTTCCGATCCCGTACCTGACAAGAATCCAGACAATAGAACTCAAGTGCTTCTCGACACATTCTGGGTATATCAAAGAGCTTTGAAAAGTTTTCATCCCAAAGAGCAGGCTATCCAAATGCTTTCCGCCTTGCTGGTGGACACGTACAAAACGTACGTGGGTAATAAA AATTTGGAGGGAAACGTCTTGGAGATTGCTACGAAATTTTGCAACGAGTACAATTATAACCGCAAGGTCTTGAGTAAGCTACTCTTGAATCTCGACAAACCTGCTACCGATGCTCAAGCACAGCCTCAAGCTGCGTCTCCAACTCCT GTTGTCGCATCATCGCAGACTCAAGTTAGTTCTGCTTCGCCACAGTCGTCCCAAAGTCGGAAACCGCACAAAAGTCTGACGTCGACTGGTCGACCACGAGGACGCCCACCGAACGTGAACAAGTATTTGCAAGCGATGCAACAGGGCGCCAACACCATGAATCAGTTCAACGCGAAAACAAACTTTCCGAATTACATGGGCACATCGGGGGGAAATCGTTCCTTGATCAATCCCTACTTTATGCATCCATTGGTCGATCCGAACATACTATCCGCCATTCTAACCAGTGGTTTGAGCGGTAGCATGATGGACCCTCTATCAACCATGAACTACTTGAACCAAATGGGAAGCTACCAGGATATCTTTAGACAATATCAGAACAATCTCTCTTCGCTGTCGAACCTGGCGGGCGGTTTGAGCAGTACCATCGCCGGTGCATCCAGCATCAACAGCGTACCGACAATGAGCACCGTCGCTCCCAACATCAGCGCCACGCCCAACACCGGCGTCGGAAATTTGGGCAACATGAGTAATTTGACGGTGCAGCAGTTGTTGAGTTTGAGCAACTCGTCCAGCACGACCGCTGTACGGCCTACGGCCATGcatcagcagcagcagcagcagcaggcaGCTACAACGACCACGTCGATCGCGAAGGACAGACCCAGCATATCTATAACGCCAGTGAACGCGGTGCCACCTAAAACAAAACCGTCGTCGAAGCAAAACAGCTCGCAAAGCGAATCGCAAGCGTTGTTGACGGCTCAGCTTCCCAAGACTCTACAAATGTCGCAACCATCGAAGCAAACGCCTTTGCAACCGCCGACCACTCAAGTTTCTCTACTGAAGCCATCGATTgtccaacaacaacaacaacaacagcagcaacagcaacagcaacaaccacaacaacaacaacacgtTAAAACCAGCCCACCGAAGCAGATGAGCGCTCCACAGATCCGAGTCTCAAAGTCTTTAACCGAGCCACAGCCAGCTCACAATCCTTCCTTATCGCATTCCCCGTTGAAAAGCACTGCTACTGCGAGTTCAGCCGCTGTACCCCAGGTCGCGCATTCGACGATAGGTGCAACAATAGGTATGAAGCAATCGTTAGCGATAAACGTGACCACTCCCTCTCACTCGGGGACGTCGCTGCAACACAAATTGCTGTCGAAGAAGAACTCTCAGCGGTCGTACACGCAATCCAGCGCGCACAATCCCGTCAGAAAGACGAAAGCGATGCCTCCGCTGACTAACAAAATCTCCGATCTGTTGAACTCCATGCCTGCCGGTTCGTCCTCCATGACGCAACCTCCTTACATACCCTCCGAGCTTAGCGGGATCTCCGTGAGTCCGATCATCCCGCAGACCGGGCTGAAGGGTCCAGCCACAAAATATTCCAATTACAAAAAGTCCCCGGTCAAAACGAAAACACCGACCACGGTCGAGATATCCGCTCCTCTGCCCAATTCGTTTTCTCAGGCTAGCTCCTCCGTCGAGGCTCTGTCGATGCTTTCACAGCTGAAACAGCACTCCCACTTGGAGATCATACCTCAGCAAAAGGCGCAGATCAAACCGACGATCGACTACTCGAAAAATTTGTCCTCCGGTGTGAGCGTGGTTCCGCAAAAATTGCCCGACCCTTTAAGACCGTCTAACGTGGTAGACTGCATAACTATATACGATTTGCCTAGAGGAAAGTCGTGTAATCTCGCTAACAAAAAAGTGGAGAAACCAGTCAACGACAGCGTCGAGATTATAACTTTGGACGATTGA
- the LOC143359317 gene encoding nucleoside hydrolase yields the protein MKKTVSVNSIATIFVWLAWCGIRSADASEKAIIDTDAGADDAAAILLTLKSERFQVLAITCTYGNTYLDNVVNNVLKTLTIANRDDIPVYKGAQRAFIKEYTPTEYFGTDGFGDFHFSEEITGRVDETKPAALALVNLAKAHPGEITLLCIGPLTNVATAMALDPLFATYLKKLVILGSSVSGVGNVSPNVEFNFYQDPESNSIVLNRSNVTSILFPWETAKSSGVSMDWRKNVLGKLNSTIMNFLNKAERVSLAHSTEWVSSDAMAAAATIWPTMIETSIVSNVNPVTDGTARGSVLVDYEHSTGKPNNAEIVRNFNATAFQDTLLKLFS from the exons ATGAAGAAAACAGTCTCGGTGAATAGTATCGCTACGATATTTGTTTGGCTGGCATGGTGCGGTATCAG GTCTGCCGACGCTTCGGAGAAAGCGATAATAGACACGGACGCTGGAGCCGATGACGCTGCTGCCATACTTTTGACTCTTAAATCCGAGAGATTCCAAGTGTTGGCGATCACTTGCACATATGGGAACACGTATTTGGATAATGTGGTGAACAATGTACTTAAAACATTGACGATTGCAAACAGAGACGAC ATCCCGGTGTATAAAGGAGCGCAGAGGGCATTCATCAAAGAGTACACACCCACCGAATACTTTGGCACGGACGGCTTCGGGGATTTCCACTTTTCCGAGGAAATTACCGGTCGCGTTGACGAAACGAAACCCGCGGCTCTGGCGCTTGTCAACTTAGCAAAGGCGCATCCAG GAGAGATCACTCTTTTATGCATCGGCCCGTTAACGAACGTCGCCACAGCGATGGCATTGGATCCGTTGTTCGCCACCTACTTGAAAAAGCTTGTTATACTAGGCTCCAGTGTTTCTGGAGTCGGTAACGTTTCACCGAATGTAGAGTTCAATTTCTACCAAGATCCAGAGAGCAATTCGATCGTATTGAATCGCAGTAATGTCACGAGCATTCTATTTCCATGGGAAACAGCTAAGAGCAGCGGTGTATCTATG GACTGGCGTAAGAACGTGCTTGGAAAGCTAAACTCGACCATCATGAATTTTCTGAACAAAGCAGAACGAGTGAGTCTGGCGCATTCTACCGAGTGGGTTTCGTCGGATGCGATGGCTGCAGCAGCTACGATATGGCCAACAATGATAGAGACATCCATAGTGAGCAACGTCAATCCTGTGACCGATGGAACAGCTAGGGGTTCTGTACTCGTTGATTACGAGCATTCGACTGGCAAGCCAAACAATGCAGAGATCGTACGAAACTTCAACGCGACGGCTTTTCAAGACACCTTGCTGAAACTCTTCTCCTAA